The following are encoded together in the Kwoniella europaea PYCC6329 chromosome 1, complete sequence genome:
- a CDS encoding cyclin-dependent kinase regulatory subunit, translating to MSKSKQPTMEELAERIIYSDRYSDDRFEYRHVILPKAMLKYIPKSYFSPDDSGLLRILEENEWRGIGITQSLGWEHFEVHAPEPHILLFRRPLPAKR from the exons ATGTCCAAGAGCAAGCAGCCCACCATGGAGGAATTGGCAGAGAG GATCATATATTCAGATCGAT ACTCAGATGATAGGTTCGAATATCGACATGTGATACTTCCAAAAGCCATGTTGAAGTACATCCCAAAAAG TTATTTCTCACCGGATGATTCGGGATTATTGAGAATACttgaagagaatgaatgGAGAGGGATAGGGATCACGCAGTCTTTAGGATGGGAACACTTCGAAGTGCATG CGCCCGAACCACATATCT TACTGTTCCGACGACCACTC CCCGCTAAGCGATAA